The window CCCGCGTGCCCGCGCTCGCGAAGCCGGTTTCGGCCGCGGAGTTCCTGGCCGCGGTGGAAAAGATCGGATACGCGGCGGGATCAGACCCGTGACGCAGGGACCGGCGCCGGACGCTCGGCGCCGGTGCGCTCGGCGCGCCCGTCCCCCGGCGCGGGGAGCCCCAGGAAGAAGGTGCTGCCCACCCCCGGCGCGCTATCCACCCAGATGCGCCCCCGGTGCAGGTCGGCGATGCGCCTGCAGATGGCGAGCCCCAGCCCGGTGCCGCCCTTCTCGCGGCTGTCCATCATCTCCACCTGCTCGAACGGCTCGAAGATGGCCGACAGCTTCTCGGCCGGGATGCCGCGTCCCTGGTCGCGGATGGAGAAGACCACCTCCGGCCCCGCCTCTTCCACCCCCAGCCATACGGTGGCGCCGGCGGGCGAGAACTTCACCGCGTTGGCCACCAGGTTGATCAGCACCTGCACGATGCGGTCGGGGTCGCACCAGACCCGCGTCTTCGCCGAGTGGGCGATCAGCCACACGCCGGCCGCCTCAGCCGCGGGCCGCACCACCTCCAGCGCCTGCGCGATCAGCTCGTCGGCCGGGTACCAGCGCGCCTCCACCGACACGTGGCCCGCGTTCAGGCGTTCCATGTCCAGCAGGTCGGCCACCAGCCGGAGCAGCCGCTCGGTGTTGCGCACCGCCATGTCGAGCATTTCCCGGCCGCGCTCGGGGCGTGCGGTCATGAGCCCGCCGGCCAGCAGCCCCAGCGACCCGCGCAGGGCGGTGAGCGGGGTGCGCAGCTCGTGGCAGACGATGGCGGGGATCTGCTCCTTGAGCCGCTCGATCTCCTTCCGCGCGCCGATGTCGCGGTAGATGCCGTAGACCCCCACCTGCCCGCGTTCCACCTCGATGGGCGCGCCCAGGACGGACACGCTGACCGGCGTGCCGTCCTTGCGGCGCCGGGTGACCTCGGCCGCCACCCGCTGGCCCGCCGCGACCCGGCTCGTGAGATCGGTGGCGTCGCCCTGGCTTCCGTCAGGAACGATCAGCGAGTTGATGGTCCTGCCCACCACCTCTTCTTCCGAGTAGCCGAACATCCGCGTGAACTCGGGGTTCACGCGCAGCACCCGGTCGTGCGGGTCCAGCAGCACCAGCCCGTCGGGGGCACTGGTGAAGAGCTGTTCCAGGCACGCGCGCTCCAGCTCCAGCGCGGCCTCGTAGCGGCTGCGCTTGAGGAGCTCCCGGCGAAGGTCGATCTCGCTCGCGGCGGAGCTCGCCAGGTCCGAGAGCAGCGCCACGTCGCGCGCCGTCCACTCGCGCGCCACCGCATCCAGCACGCACAGGCTGCCGATGGCGTGGCCGTCGCGCGTGATCAGCGGAATCCCCAGATACGACCCGATCTCCCCACGGATGACGGCGGGGTGCCTGCTCACCCGCGGATCGAGCCGCGCGTCGGGGATGACCACGGGGCGCCTGGAGACCACCGCGTGAAGGCAGAAGGAGCGCTCCAGCGGGCTGCTCTGGCCGGCGGCGTACTTCCCGGCGCTGCAGAACGCGCTCTTGCAGAACTCGCGTTCGTCGTCCAGCAGGTTCACCAGGGCGGCGGGCGTTTCCAGCAGGCCGGCCGCCAGCCGGGTGAGCCGGTCCAGGCACTCCTCGGCCGGCATGTCCAGCATCTCCGCCTCGTGCAGGGCCGACACGCGGCCCGGCGCGGAGGCGCGGGGGACCCATGGGTGAGTGCTGCCGTACATCGCGACCTCCTGGAAAATGCGCCGGATCGGCGCCTGGAATCACCGTTCGCTTGCCGCAGCCGGCCCAAGGTAGGCGAACACCGCGCCGCGGCTCGGCACATCCGCTAAGTGTATCGCGGACGTGCAATTATGGATAATAGCACAACTGGGCCGCACCGTGGCAGGGTGACCGATTCTGGGACATTCGACCGGCGGCGTCCCCGAAAAACGGCTTGGCGGCGGCGGATTCAGTCGCCGTGTCCGAATTGGCTACAGGTGAGCGGTGGGATCGGCTGCGCGAGGGCGCAAAGCACGCGGTGGGAAGAGCTTGGCGGCACGCGACGGCGGGCGGGGTGGAGCGGGGCCCGTCTTCACAGGTAGCTGAACCACCACTCCGTCCGGCGCTGCTTGACCGCCGCGAACCAGCGGCAGAGCGGGTAGAGGAGCGCCACGCCGGCGGCCCAGGCCAGGTAGGTTGCGCCCAGGCCGAACCCGGCGCCGGGCTGCGGCGGGGTGCCGCCCGGAAACCCGAACAGGTGGGCCGTGGGCCTGCCGGCCGCCAGCGACAGCCCCAGCCCCATGGCGTGCGCCACGAACCACTGCAGCACGTAGAAGAAGAGCGGAACGCGGCCGAAGATCACCAGCACCCGCCCCACGCGGCCGCGGGGCACGCGCTCCAGCCACGCCAGCGCGAGCAGCGCCGGCCCCAGCGTCATCAGCACGAACAGGAGCGACGGCGGGTACTTGTTCGTGTTCAGGAACGACAGGACGGTGAACGCCGCGTCCTTCTGCACCGCGAACGGAGCGGGATTGCCGTACACATTGGTGGCGCGCAGCAGCACGAATTGCACGATCATCGCCACGCCCAGCCGCGCCAGGAAGCGCTGGCGCCGCTCCGGCTCCCACCCGTACACGCCACCGAGCGCGTAGCCCGCCAGCATCACACCCAGCCAGGGAACCAGGGGATACGCCACCAGCGCCGGCGCGCCGAACAGCAGGATGAAGCCGGGCTGGTGAAGCACCATCCACAGCGTGCCGAGGGCATCGGGGCCTGGCGTGCCCGGACCGCCCCACCCCTGCACCACGATGGGATCCGCCAGGTTGTGCAGCGCGATGATCGCCACGCCCACCGCGCCCGTCGCCACTACCGGCAGGTGGACGAACGCGGCGAGCACGATCATCGAAACGCCGATCGCCCAGATCACCTGCAGCATCCCCGGGAACGCGCCGTAGTCCAGGTCGAACGCGATCCCGAAGCGCACGAGGGTGAACTCCAGCACCACCAGCCAGAAGCCGCGCGAGACCAGGAAGCGGGAGATCTCCGCCTTCGACTTTCCGCGGCGCAGCTGCAGCGCCACGCCCGTCCCCGCCAGCAGCACGAAGATGGGCGCGCAGAAGTGGGTCACCCAGCGGGTGAAAAAGAGCGCGACGGTGGTGCGGTCCAGGTTCGCGGCGTCGAACAGCGGCGCGTCGCGGTGCACGAACTCGCGCGTGTGGTCCAGCAGCATCAGCACCATCACCAGTCCGCGCAGCACGTCTACCGCGTCCACCCGCTTCTTCGGCGTGGCGGCGGGTGCGTGCGGGGGATCGGCGGGGGGCGGCGCCGAAGCGCGGGTGGTCTGCATGATGAACCAGGTGTGGCGGGGAGTGATGATCCGCGGCTACGATCCGCCCGCTGCCGTCGCGCGGGTCGTAAGTCCCTGCGCTTGCAGCCAGAAGTAGAACACGTCTACCCAGTGGTCGCTGCTCGTCCCCTGCTTGCGCGTGCCGAAGCCGTGGCCGCCGGTGGCAAAGACGTGCACCTCGGGCTGGATGCCCGCGGCGAGAAGGGCATCGTGAAAGCGGACCACCCGCCCCCGCGACACGCGGTCGTCCTGGGCCCACGCCAGGAAGGTGGGTGGCAGCCGGGCCGGGATCGCGGGAATCACGCCCAGCGGTCCCCCGTAGACCATCGCCGCGAAGCTGGGGCGCGCCGCGCTGTCCGGCTGCAGCAGCGCCCCGCTGGTGACCATGGCCCCGGCGGAAAAGCCGATCATCCCCACGCGGTCGGGAGAAATCCCCCACTCCGCCGCGTGCCGCCGCACCACGCGCAGGGCCTGGATCCCATCCGCGATGCCGTACCGTCCCGCGGTGTCCATGTCCATCTGCGGAATGCCCTCGCCCTTCTGCTCCACCGTGCGGTACTTGAGCACGAACGCGGCGATCCCCCGCTGCTGAAGCCAGCGCGCCAGGTCGGCGCCCTCCAGGCTGACGGTCAGCGCGATGAACGCTCCGCCGGGGGCGATGATCACCCCCGTCCCGGTCGCGTTGGACGAGTCCGGAAGGAACGCCGTCAGGGTGGGCGTCACCACGTTCTGGATCACCGTGCCGACCGGCGTATCCTCGTACACCTTCTCCTGGTGCGTCCAGCTCTCGGAGCCGGGCGCCACGCCGGGCCAGAGGTTCACCACCTGCGCGTTCGCCTCACCGAGCGTGAGGAGAACCGCCGCCGCTGCGCTGATCAAGATCGTCCTGAACATGATCGTCCTTCGAGGTGTGACTTTGCGAGATGCGGAGCTGGGCCGCCGGCTACGCATGTGCGCCCGCTCCGGACGCGCTGACGAGTCCGGGAAGGTACCGCTCACGGAGGATGGCGCCATGGTGAAGCTCGTGCCCGGCGATGATCCACGCCAGTGCGCGCACCGAGCATTCCGCGTCGCTGGCGAGGCCGCGGCGGGCGAGCGCTTCGGCTGACAACGGGCGGAAGAGCGCGATCGTGGCGAGGCGCACATGCTCGAACTCTTCGCCCAAGTCCGCGATCGTGCGGGCGTCGGAGTCGGCGCCCGCCACGAACTGGTCCTGGTCCATGGAGGGCAGCGGCGCCGCGTCGCCCCGGGCAAAGTGGAGCGCGCGATACGCCATCACCCGCTCCGTGTCGATCACGTGCCCCAGCACCTGGCGGATGCTCCACTTCCCGGGAAGATAACGATATCCACCATCCCCCTCATCCATGCCCCGCATCCACGCCAGCGTGCCGGCCAGCTGGGATCGCAGCGTGAGCAGCACGTCGCCGTCGGGGACGAGCCCGACGTAGCGGCTGAAGTACGGGGGATGCTCGGATGCATCGGGGCGCGGAATCATGGGCGGCGTGCGATTGGGGGTGCTTGCATCCATCGATTGCTGCTCTCATAATAAACGAGAACGGTCTGGCGGGAAGGGCCGTTATCCACGTATCTGCAGGACCATTGTCAGTGGGGTACGGCGTGCCGAAGAAGCCCGGCGGGGTGGGACTGGAGGTGCTGGAGCTTCAGCGGAACGCCGCGCCGCTCAACCTGCAGATCTATCGCTCCCTTCGCGGCGCCATTCTCGCCCGCCGCCTGGCACCCGGGGTGCGCCTCCCCTCC of the Longimicrobium sp. genome contains:
- a CDS encoding alpha/beta hydrolase, whose product is MFRTILISAAAAVLLTLGEANAQVVNLWPGVAPGSESWTHQEKVYEDTPVGTVIQNVVTPTLTAFLPDSSNATGTGVIIAPGGAFIALTVSLEGADLARWLQQRGIAAFVLKYRTVEQKGEGIPQMDMDTAGRYGIADGIQALRVVRRHAAEWGISPDRVGMIGFSAGAMVTSGALLQPDSAARPSFAAMVYGGPLGVIPAIPARLPPTFLAWAQDDRVSRGRVVRFHDALLAAGIQPEVHVFATGGHGFGTRKQGTSSDHWVDVFYFWLQAQGLTTRATAAGGS
- a CDS encoding DUF1624 domain-containing protein, yielding MQTTRASAPPPADPPHAPAATPKKRVDAVDVLRGLVMVLMLLDHTREFVHRDAPLFDAANLDRTTVALFFTRWVTHFCAPIFVLLAGTGVALQLRRGKSKAEISRFLVSRGFWLVVLEFTLVRFGIAFDLDYGAFPGMLQVIWAIGVSMIVLAAFVHLPVVATGAVGVAIIALHNLADPIVVQGWGGPGTPGPDALGTLWMVLHQPGFILLFGAPALVAYPLVPWLGVMLAGYALGGVYGWEPERRQRFLARLGVAMIVQFVLLRATNVYGNPAPFAVQKDAAFTVLSFLNTNKYPPSLLFVLMTLGPALLALAWLERVPRGRVGRVLVIFGRVPLFFYVLQWFVAHAMGLGLSLAAGRPTAHLFGFPGGTPPQPGAGFGLGATYLAWAAGVALLYPLCRWFAAVKQRRTEWWFSYL
- a CDS encoding DinB family protein; its protein translation is MDASTPNRTPPMIPRPDASEHPPYFSRYVGLVPDGDVLLTLRSQLAGTLAWMRGMDEGDGGYRYLPGKWSIRQVLGHVIDTERVMAYRALHFARGDAAPLPSMDQDQFVAGADSDARTIADLGEEFEHVRLATIALFRPLSAEALARRGLASDAECSVRALAWIIAGHELHHGAILRERYLPGLVSASGAGAHA
- a CDS encoding ATP-binding protein, giving the protein MYGSTHPWVPRASAPGRVSALHEAEMLDMPAEECLDRLTRLAAGLLETPAALVNLLDDEREFCKSAFCSAGKYAAGQSSPLERSFCLHAVVSRRPVVIPDARLDPRVSRHPAVIRGEIGSYLGIPLITRDGHAIGSLCVLDAVAREWTARDVALLSDLASSAASEIDLRRELLKRSRYEAALELERACLEQLFTSAPDGLVLLDPHDRVLRVNPEFTRMFGYSEEEVVGRTINSLIVPDGSQGDATDLTSRVAAGQRVAAEVTRRRKDGTPVSVSVLGAPIEVERGQVGVYGIYRDIGARKEIERLKEQIPAIVCHELRTPLTALRGSLGLLAGGLMTARPERGREMLDMAVRNTERLLRLVADLLDMERLNAGHVSVEARWYPADELIAQALEVVRPAAEAAGVWLIAHSAKTRVWCDPDRIVQVLINLVANAVKFSPAGATVWLGVEEAGPEVVFSIRDQGRGIPAEKLSAIFEPFEQVEMMDSREKGGTGLGLAICRRIADLHRGRIWVDSAPGVGSTFFLGLPAPGDGRAERTGAERPAPVPASRV